In the genome of Populus trichocarpa isolate Nisqually-1 chromosome 6, P.trichocarpa_v4.1, whole genome shotgun sequence, one region contains:
- the LOC7454974 gene encoding uncharacterized protein LOC7454974, translating to MASFKLPLVLFLSSLFLQAALAEIVCEELPNDICAFTVSSSGKRCLLETYAKQNGAVEYQCRTSEVVVEKMADYIETDACVKACGVDRNSVGISSDALLEPQFTGKLCSPACYQNCPNIVDLYFNLAAGEGAFLPDLCDAARYNPHRSMIQLMSSGAAPGPVASETASLIAAPAPAPM from the exons ATGGCTTCCTTCAAACTCCCATTggttctctttctctcttctctattCCTCCAAGCAGCTTTAG CCGAAATTGTATGCGAGGAATTGCCAAATGATATTTGTGCTTTTACCGTCTCATCGTCCGGCAAGAGGTGCTTGTTGGAGACATATGCAAAACAAAATGGTGCCGTTGAGTACCAGTGCAGGACATCCGAGGTGGTTGTTGAGAAAATGGCAGATTACATTGAGACCGATGCTTGTGTCAAGGCTTGTGGGGTTGATAGGAACTCGGTTGGCATTTCCTCTGATGCACTCCTTGAGCCTCAGTTCACCGGCAAGCTTTGCTCGCCTGCCTGTTACCAGAACTGCCCCAACATTGTAGACCTTTATTTCAATTTGGCTGCTGGAGAAG GTGCATTTTTGCCTGACCTCTGTGATGCTGCCCGCTATAACCCTCACCGTTCCATGATTCAGCTTATGAGCTCCGGCGCAGCCCCTGGACCTGTTGCTTCTGAAACCGCATCTTTGATCGCTGCCCCTGCCCCTGCTCCCATgtaa